From the Oleiphilus messinensis genome, one window contains:
- the glnL gene encoding nitrogen regulation protein NR(II), protein MFLTGLHKKILEGLTGAVILIDDTQKVCYLNPSAEMLLEISEKRLKDAHINELFVEQDEQPSASISEAFHSGHPFTKREAELVLHSGSRVRVDYSASPYQDGKHHYMLLELQPRDRLLRISREEEMMAKQETTRILVRGLAHEIKNPLGGIRGAAQLLDRELDDGNLCEYTHIIIEEADRLRNLVDRMLGPNKLVKFKPTNIHEVLERVHNLISVESNSQIALMRDYDPSIPEFMGDQEQLIQAILNITRNAMEALISQEGRTLPGTITLKTRTLRQFTIGHERHRLVCRLDIIDNGPGIPSEFIQNIFYPMVSGRAEGTGLGLSIAQSIIGQHKGLIECESEPGRTDFIIYIPLELT, encoded by the coding sequence ATGTTCTTAACTGGGTTACATAAAAAAATATTGGAGGGGCTGACGGGCGCAGTCATTTTGATCGATGACACGCAAAAAGTTTGCTACCTGAATCCTTCTGCTGAAATGCTCCTTGAGATCAGCGAAAAAAGGCTTAAAGACGCACATATCAATGAGCTGTTTGTGGAGCAGGATGAACAGCCAAGCGCTTCGATCAGTGAAGCCTTTCATAGCGGCCATCCCTTCACCAAGCGAGAAGCTGAACTAGTGCTTCACAGCGGGAGCAGAGTCAGAGTGGACTACTCAGCATCGCCTTATCAAGACGGCAAGCACCACTATATGTTGCTAGAATTGCAACCTCGGGACCGCCTGCTGCGTATCAGTCGTGAAGAAGAAATGATGGCGAAGCAGGAAACCACCCGCATTCTGGTGCGGGGCCTGGCCCATGAAATAAAAAACCCGTTGGGCGGAATTCGGGGTGCGGCACAATTACTTGACCGGGAGTTGGACGACGGCAATCTCTGTGAGTATACCCATATCATCATCGAGGAAGCTGATCGACTGAGAAATCTCGTTGACCGCATGCTCGGCCCCAACAAACTCGTGAAATTTAAGCCCACAAACATTCACGAAGTGTTAGAACGCGTGCATAACCTGATCAGTGTTGAAAGCAACAGCCAGATTGCGCTGATGCGGGATTACGATCCCAGTATCCCGGAGTTCATGGGTGATCAAGAACAACTGATTCAGGCAATTTTGAATATTACCCGCAACGCAATGGAAGCACTGATTAGCCAGGAGGGTCGAACTCTGCCTGGAACGATTACGCTGAAAACGCGAACCCTGAGACAGTTTACCATTGGCCATGAGCGGCACCGCCTGGTTTGTCGTCTGGATATTATCGACAATGGACCCGGTATTCCCAGTGAGTTTATACAGAATATTTTCTACCCCATGGTGAGTGGACGTGCTGAAGGCACCGGCCTGGGCCTGTCAATTGCGCAAAGCATAATTGGACAGCACAAAGGCCTGATTGAGTGTGAAAGTGAACCGGGCCGCACGGACTTTATTATCTATATACCCTTGGAGTTAACCTAA
- the glnG gene encoding nitrogen regulation protein NR(I) encodes MSKSARVWIVDDDRSIRWVLEKALNQAHFDTFTFESGDGVMRQLDKEQPDAIISDIRMPGINGLDLLEGIHNEYPDVPVIIMTAHSDLDSAVSSYQSGAFEYLPKPFDIDEAVELIKRAVTHSQERKAEKESSPSEPALVSTEIIGEAPAMQEVFRAIGRLSQSNITVLINGESGTGKELVARALHQHSPRKESPFIALNMAAIPKELMESELFGHEKGSFTGAGGQRHGRFEQANHGTLFLDEIGDMPSETQTRLLRVLADGEFYRVGGNTPVKVDVRIIAATHQNLEKLVHDGKFREDLFHRLNVIRVHLPKLAERREDIPRLTKHFLKKAADELAVEPKTLRPETEEFMSNLPWGGNVRQLENTCRWLTVMASGREIHVSDLPPELLDSHETAPTGSTWQEGLRIWADQELKLGKKNILDLAIPEFERIMIETALKHTGGRKRDASILLGWGRNTLTRKIKELGMESEDDEDDL; translated from the coding sequence ATGAGCAAATCTGCACGCGTCTGGATTGTAGACGATGACCGGTCGATCCGTTGGGTACTGGAAAAAGCGCTGAACCAAGCGCATTTCGATACCTTTACCTTTGAATCAGGTGATGGCGTAATGCGCCAGTTGGACAAAGAGCAACCCGACGCCATCATCAGTGATATTCGCATGCCGGGTATTAATGGTCTGGATTTACTGGAAGGCATTCACAATGAATACCCGGATGTGCCGGTAATCATCATGACAGCACACTCCGATCTGGACAGCGCTGTCTCATCTTATCAGAGCGGTGCATTCGAATATCTGCCCAAACCCTTCGACATTGATGAAGCTGTAGAGTTGATCAAACGTGCAGTGACACACTCGCAGGAGCGCAAAGCAGAAAAAGAAAGTTCGCCGAGTGAACCCGCTCTGGTGTCGACCGAAATAATTGGTGAAGCCCCTGCGATGCAAGAGGTATTCCGGGCAATCGGTCGTTTATCCCAATCAAACATTACCGTATTGATCAACGGTGAGTCCGGAACAGGTAAAGAACTGGTTGCCCGGGCATTGCATCAACACAGCCCGCGCAAGGAGTCCCCCTTCATTGCCCTGAACATGGCAGCGATTCCCAAAGAACTGATGGAATCAGAGCTGTTCGGGCATGAAAAAGGTTCATTTACCGGAGCCGGTGGCCAACGCCACGGGCGCTTTGAACAGGCAAATCACGGTACCCTGTTTCTGGATGAAATAGGCGATATGCCCTCTGAAACCCAGACACGGTTATTACGTGTGTTGGCGGATGGTGAGTTTTATCGCGTCGGTGGGAACACACCGGTGAAGGTCGATGTCCGTATTATTGCCGCAACCCACCAGAACCTGGAAAAACTGGTGCATGACGGCAAATTCCGGGAGGATTTGTTCCATCGCCTGAATGTTATCCGAGTCCACTTGCCGAAACTTGCAGAGCGCCGTGAAGATATTCCACGATTGACCAAACACTTCCTGAAAAAAGCCGCTGATGAACTCGCAGTTGAACCCAAAACCCTGCGCCCGGAAACGGAAGAGTTTATGAGTAATCTGCCTTGGGGGGGCAACGTCCGACAACTGGAAAACACTTGTCGCTGGCTGACAGTCATGGCCAGTGGACGGGAAATTCACGTTTCCGACCTTCCCCCGGAGTTACTGGATAGTCATGAAACGGCGCCTACCGGTTCCACCTGGCAAGAAGGACTTCGAATCTGGGCCGACCAGGAATTAAAACTGGGCAAGAAAAACATTCTCGACCTTGCTATACCCGAATTTGAACGAATTATGATCGAGACCGCTTTGAAACACACTGGTGGCCGAAAAAGAGATGCCTCCATTCTTCTGGGTTGGGGACGCAATACCTTGACGCGAAAGATAAAAGAACTCGGCATGGAGTCCGAAGATGATGAAGATGACCTGTAG
- the glnA gene encoding glutamate--ammonia ligase, whose translation MSEKALNLIKEHDVKWIDLRFTDTKGKEQHVTLPVGEVDGDFFEDGKMFDGSSIAGWKGINESDMILMPDDSTAVLDPFTEETTLNITCDIVEPTTMQGYERDPRSVARRAEEYLKSTGIADSALFGPEPEFFVFDSVKWKSDMNGAMYSIHSEEAAWVSHEDLEGANVGHRPGVKGGYFPVPPVDSLHDLRGAMCAAMEAMGLRIEVHHHEVGTAGQCEIGVGANTLVRKADEVQILKYCVHNVAHAYGKTATFMPKPLVGDNGSGMHVHQSLSKDGVNIMAGDSYAGLSEAALYYIGGIIKHARTINAFTNASTNSYKRLVPGFEAPVMLAYSARNRSASIRIPFVNSAKARRIEVRFPDPTGNPYLAFSAMLMAGLDGIQNKIHPGDAMDKDLYDLPAEEAAEIPTVAETFQEALDCLEKDHEFLTKGGVFTEDMIAGYIDLKRGDIERLNMTTHPVEFDMYYSV comes from the coding sequence ATGTCAGAGAAAGCTCTGAATCTTATTAAAGAACATGACGTCAAATGGATAGATCTTCGCTTTACAGACACCAAGGGTAAAGAGCAACACGTTACATTGCCAGTTGGCGAAGTCGACGGTGACTTCTTCGAAGACGGCAAAATGTTTGACGGTTCTTCAATTGCAGGCTGGAAAGGCATCAACGAATCCGACATGATCCTGATGCCAGATGACAGCACTGCAGTGCTGGATCCTTTCACCGAAGAAACCACGCTGAACATCACCTGTGATATCGTAGAACCTACTACGATGCAGGGTTACGAGCGTGATCCTCGTTCCGTTGCCCGTCGCGCGGAAGAGTACCTGAAATCGACTGGCATTGCAGACTCAGCACTGTTCGGTCCTGAGCCAGAGTTCTTCGTATTTGATTCTGTGAAATGGAAATCAGATATGAATGGCGCAATGTACTCCATTCACTCTGAAGAAGCAGCATGGGTTTCTCACGAAGACCTGGAAGGTGCGAACGTAGGTCACCGTCCTGGCGTTAAAGGTGGTTATTTCCCTGTACCTCCTGTCGACTCTCTGCATGACTTGCGTGGCGCAATGTGTGCGGCAATGGAGGCAATGGGCCTGCGCATTGAAGTACACCACCACGAAGTAGGAACGGCTGGTCAGTGTGAAATCGGTGTTGGCGCTAACACACTGGTACGCAAGGCTGACGAAGTTCAAATCCTGAAATACTGCGTACATAACGTTGCGCACGCATATGGTAAAACCGCGACCTTCATGCCTAAGCCTCTGGTTGGTGATAACGGCTCCGGTATGCACGTTCACCAATCCTTGTCAAAAGATGGTGTAAACATCATGGCGGGTGACAGCTACGCAGGATTGTCCGAAGCTGCGCTGTACTACATCGGTGGTATCATCAAGCACGCTCGCACCATCAACGCTTTCACCAATGCGTCGACTAACTCGTACAAGCGTCTGGTACCTGGTTTTGAAGCGCCTGTTATGCTGGCTTACTCTGCCCGTAACCGTTCTGCTTCAATCCGTATCCCATTCGTTAACAGTGCTAAAGCACGCCGTATTGAGGTACGCTTCCCTGATCCAACGGGTAACCCATACCTGGCGTTTTCTGCCATGTTGATGGCGGGTCTGGACGGTATCCAGAACAAGATCCACCCTGGCGATGCAATGGATAAAGATCTTTACGATCTGCCAGCAGAAGAAGCAGCAGAGATCCCGACTGTAGCTGAAACCTTCCAGGAAGCACTGGATTGCCTGGAAAAAGATCACGAGTTCCTGACCAAAGGTGGTGTTTTCACTGAAGACATGATCGCAGGCTACATTGATCTGAAGCGTGGCGATATCGAGCGCCTGAACATGACAACTCACCCTGTTGAGTTTGACATGTACTACTCTGTGTAA
- a CDS encoding DUF4124 domain-containing protein, producing the protein MSRSTRRFRWTASLSLCTLLGFSTLSMATEVYRWVDEQGNVHFSDEPQDGAEKIEVGPIMTVPLPTVALPPSNTNKPHRAEKKYTVQIVSPDDNSAFHSGNGSVNVVVNLSPALQNRHQLSAMIDGQNVYTGKSTSFSVDSLNRGTHNLTVQIIDMGGNVVQSGPGVSFTVHRPIVRN; encoded by the coding sequence ATGTCACGATCTACACGCCGATTTCGCTGGACTGCCAGCCTGAGCTTATGCACTCTTCTGGGCTTTTCTACTTTATCCATGGCCACCGAAGTCTACCGCTGGGTCGACGAACAGGGGAACGTCCATTTTTCCGATGAGCCCCAGGATGGTGCAGAAAAAATTGAAGTTGGACCGATTATGACGGTGCCACTCCCCACCGTTGCACTCCCTCCCAGCAATACAAACAAACCCCATCGCGCTGAGAAAAAGTACACTGTGCAGATCGTGTCGCCTGATGATAACAGTGCATTTCACTCTGGTAATGGCAGCGTAAATGTTGTGGTTAATCTCTCTCCCGCCCTTCAAAACAGACATCAACTATCTGCCATGATTGACGGCCAGAATGTCTACACGGGAAAATCCACATCATTCAGTGTCGACAGCCTGAATCGGGGAACCCACAACCTCACCGTTCAAATCATTGATATGGGTGGTAATGTCGTCCAAAGTGGGCCAGGAGTCAGCTTTACTGTACATCGCCCAATTGTAAGAAACTAG